The following proteins come from a genomic window of Cronobacter muytjensii ATCC 51329:
- a CDS encoding GNAT family N-acetyltransferase has translation MLIRHATAEDCAAIADIYNYAVQHTAAIWNDATVDTDNRLAWFYQRGNAGYPVLVAVEGNTVVGYSSFGDWRAFDGFRHTVEHSVYVHPQHHGKGIGKLLMTHLIAEARAIGKHVMVAGIESQNVASIALHEKLGFTITAQMPQVGTKFGRWLDLTFMQLQLDKRREPDAIG, from the coding sequence ATGCTCATTCGCCACGCCACCGCCGAAGACTGCGCGGCTATCGCCGACATCTATAACTACGCGGTGCAGCACACCGCCGCCATCTGGAACGATGCTACCGTCGATACCGACAACCGCCTCGCCTGGTTTTATCAACGCGGCAACGCGGGCTACCCGGTGCTGGTGGCGGTTGAAGGCAACACCGTCGTAGGCTATTCCTCATTCGGCGACTGGCGCGCGTTTGATGGCTTTCGTCATACCGTCGAACACTCGGTCTATGTGCATCCGCAGCATCATGGCAAAGGCATCGGCAAGCTGTTGATGACGCATCTGATTGCCGAGGCGCGGGCTATCGGCAAGCATGTGATGGTCGCGGGGATTGAGTCCCAAAACGTGGCGTCCATCGCGCTGCATGAAAAGCTCGGGTTTACCATCACCGCGCAGATGCCGCAGGTCGGCACCAAATTTGGCCGCTGGCTCGATTTAACGTTTATGCAGCTCCAGCTTGATAAACGCCGTGAACCGGACGCCATCGGATGA
- a CDS encoding DMT family transporter yields the protein MNASLSLLFLAAAGVGLVVQNMLMVRITQSASTILIAMLLNSLVGIVLFCAILLLRNGTAGFSELIATVRWWTLLPGLLGSFFVFASINGYQHLGAATTIAVLVASQLIGGLLFDIARTSGLTLRMVAGPVAGAVLLVIGAWLVARRTF from the coding sequence ATGAATGCGTCGCTGAGCCTGCTGTTTCTCGCCGCCGCCGGGGTGGGCCTGGTGGTGCAGAATATGCTGATGGTGCGCATTACGCAGTCGGCGTCCACTATCCTGATTGCGATGCTGCTTAATTCGCTGGTGGGGATTGTGCTGTTCTGCGCGATCCTGCTGCTGCGTAACGGCACGGCGGGCTTTAGCGAGCTTATCGCCACCGTGCGCTGGTGGACGCTGCTGCCGGGGCTGCTCGGCTCGTTTTTCGTGTTCGCGAGCATCAATGGTTATCAGCATCTCGGCGCGGCCACGACCATTGCGGTACTCGTGGCGAGTCAGCTTATCGGCGGATTGCTGTTTGATATCGCCCGCACCAGCGGCCTGACGCTGCGTATGGTGGCGGGGCCTGTGGCGGGCGCGGTATTGCTGGTGATTGGCGCCTGGCTGGTCGCCAGGCGCACCTTCTGA
- a CDS encoding NAD(P)-dependent oxidoreductase: MHIAFLGLGGMGQPMATNLINAGFTVTVWNRSPAPSEALRALGAQVAQSPKDIYDADVLITILADDAVTESVVVEQGALASLAPGALWINMATVSVAFTQAMDALSQQRRIGYVAAPVLGRVDVAAAGNLNILAAGAPEWLAKAQPVFDVLGQKTWTFGDSPAQAAAVKLAANFMLASAIETMGEASALVEAYDVGKGDFLGMMTGTLFAAPAYKNYGAMIAEDRYSPAGFTMKLGLKDVRLAQQAAESKNVPMGIAGVLRDNYLDALAHGDEQLDWAALATVSARRSGQKPKA, translated from the coding sequence ATGCATATTGCTTTTCTCGGCCTCGGCGGCATGGGCCAGCCGATGGCGACCAATCTTATCAACGCCGGTTTTACGGTAACGGTATGGAACCGCTCGCCCGCACCGTCTGAGGCGCTGCGCGCGCTCGGCGCGCAGGTGGCGCAAAGCCCGAAAGACATTTATGACGCCGACGTGTTAATCACCATTCTTGCTGATGACGCGGTCACCGAAAGCGTGGTGGTAGAGCAGGGCGCGCTGGCGTCGCTCGCGCCAGGGGCGCTGTGGATCAACATGGCGACGGTCTCGGTGGCTTTCACGCAGGCGATGGATGCGCTCTCGCAACAGCGCCGTATCGGATACGTGGCCGCACCCGTGCTTGGGCGCGTGGATGTCGCCGCGGCGGGCAATCTCAATATTCTCGCGGCGGGCGCGCCGGAGTGGCTTGCGAAAGCGCAGCCGGTTTTCGATGTGCTGGGCCAGAAAACCTGGACGTTTGGCGACAGCCCGGCGCAGGCGGCCGCGGTGAAGCTTGCCGCTAATTTTATGCTCGCGAGCGCGATTGAGACGATGGGCGAAGCCTCCGCGCTGGTGGAGGCGTATGACGTCGGCAAAGGCGATTTTCTCGGGATGATGACGGGCACGCTGTTTGCCGCGCCGGCCTATAAAAATTACGGCGCGATGATCGCCGAAGACCGCTATTCGCCTGCGGGTTTCACCATGAAGCTCGGGCTGAAAGATGTGCGTCTGGCGCAGCAGGCGGCGGAGAGTAAAAACGTGCCGATGGGCATTGCGGGGGTGCTGCGCGATAACTATCTCGACGCGCTGGCCCACGGCGACGAGCAGCTGGACTGGGCGGCGCTTGCCACCGTCAGCGCGCGCCGCAGCGGGCAGAAACCGAAAGCGTAA
- a CDS encoding DUF2526 family protein, with product MSHLDEVKRQVDAVIEEHVIAHMNELLIELSDDAQLSRDERYVEQQRLRTAIAHHGRQHKEDREREAAERLAELTRGGTIL from the coding sequence ATGTCTCATCTTGATGAAGTGAAACGCCAGGTCGACGCGGTGATTGAAGAGCACGTTATCGCGCATATGAACGAACTGCTGATTGAACTCAGCGACGACGCGCAGCTCAGCCGCGACGAGCGCTACGTCGAGCAGCAGCGGCTGCGCACCGCCATTGCCCATCACGGGCGTCAACACAAAGAAGATCGCGAGCGCGAGGCGGCTGAACGCCTGGCGGAGCTGACCCGCGGCGGCACGATTTTATAA